Genomic segment of Kibdelosporangium phytohabitans:
CTCGCATTCCCGTACCCGGACACGACAAGGTATGCCCCTCCTGCGTGCCGGCCGGGCACCGCTCGTACCGGTTCCGGGTTTCCCAGGACCGGGTCGGCGCGTTCCGGAAAGCGGGAATCCTGGCCAGGTAAGCGGTCTCGCGCGCGTGCACCGGTCGCGACGGTTTCGGACGGGACCACCGTGACGGCCTCACCCGCGGATTCCGCCAGGTCAGACCACCCGACACGGCGCCCGGACGCGCGGCGGACGGCGTGTTCGATCCTGGCCCCGGCACCCGCATCGACGGTGACGCGTCGCAAAACCACCCGAATGGATTCGATTCGGGTGGCCAAGAGCCGTTCTGCCAGCACTTTCGTCTGTGCCGACATGTCGGATCCCGGCCGCCTCAACACGATCGACAGCACTCGGGTACGTCCGACGGCCCGATGAGTGGGTTTTGGGCGTCATTACTGGTAAGAGCGCCTTTCACCACGATTCCCGATTTGGCGTACCGTTGTCGCCCACTTCCGAAACTCGGCGCCTCGGATTGGGGAAAACCTGTTCCACCGCCGGACTCCGGAAACCCGGAACCGCATCGCCGGAAACGGAGATCCGTCCCGGAAACGGCGGCTGACGGGCGAGAACCAAAGCCGGCGGCGTCGAGCCGCGAATCAGTCGGCAGGCCGCCGATGTCGTTGCGCGGCAGGACTGTCGGCGGGCACCGCTCACCACCGGGTCACTCGTGGCACTCGATCTCGCAGCAGTGGACGTCCGAGCAGAGCGAATCGTAGCCATTGATACCACTGCTTACCTTTCGAATGCGTACATTCATGTCATCGGACAGGAACAAGGGCGCATGGCTACACCGACACTTCCGAACTACCACGGACGCCAACTGCTCAGGGAACTCAAGCGGATGCGGGAACTGGCGGGCCTGACGCAGGACGACGCGGGCAAGAGGCTGCACATGACCCTGCAGAAACTCAGCCGGATCGAGAACGGCCAACTGCCCGGCTACCACGAACTGCGTGCGATGCTCCGCGTCTACGGCCTGCCCCGGCACGACTGGGAGGAAGCGCTGGCGTTGTGGGAACTGGCCAGGGAACGCGGCTGGTGGCGCGAGTTCGGCCTCAAGGACTCCAGTTACGTGTGCATGGAGCAGGAAGCCGAGCACCTCGTCGAGTTCCAGCTGGGCACCCTGCCACCGCTGCTGCAGACCGAGCGGTACGCCTGCGCCAGCCTCCAGCACACCGACCAACCGCAGACCGCGGTGAACATCCGGCTGCGGCGCCAGCAGCGCCTGTCCGGCAAGAACCCGTTGACCGTGCACTCGTTGATCCACGAACCCACGCTGCACCAAGGAGTTGACCGCGAGCAGTTGCGGTTGCTGGTCGACCGGGCGCTGACGGCGTTCGTCACGCTGCAGATCGTGCCGCAGACGGCCGGTCTGCACAGCGGGCTGGACGGGTCGGTGATGCTGTTGTCGTTCAGCGATCCCCATGAGCCTGACATCGTGTTCACCGAGTCGCCGCTCGGCCTCACCCAGTCGCAGGACGCCACCAAGACGTCGGCCATCCGCCGTCGGCTCGACGAGCTGACCGCCATCGCGTTGCCGCCGGACGACTCGCTGAACACCATCAGGGCGTTGATCTGGTGATCGTCAGGAAACGCTGAGAGCGGCTGAGTCCCAGCGGCGCGGGCGGATCCGGACCGGCACCTGCTCGCCGCGCGCCTGAGCGGCGAACACGTGGGCCCTGGTGCGCCGCCACCACACGGCGGTGCGCCAGGTCCCGAGCGTGGTCAGCACAACCGACACCACCATCGCGTACTTGAACGAGCCGGTGATGTCGAGGAGCAAGCCTATGCCCAGCGCGGCAAGGGTTGTCGCGAGGAATCCGCCTACGTTGACAACGCCGCTCGCGGTACCCACACGTGACAGCGGGTTGTAGTCACGCCCGATTGAGAACCCAATGGCGGACAACGGCAGACCGAGCGACAGCACAGCGAAGACGACCCCGAGGAGAACGGGCGGCAATGGGCCGAGCAACAGCACCGCCCAGATGCCGACCGCGACGAGGAGGTACCCGGCGACGAGGAACATCCGCATCTGCGGCCAGCGACCGATCACTGCCCCGATCAGCGGGCCACTGACGATGGTCACGATCACCATCACGCCGAGCACCGAGCTGGCGACCGCCTCGGAAAGCCCGTGCGCGTTGACCAGATATGGGAATCCCCAAAGCAACGCCAGCACGGCGGGCAGCTGCATCGTGGCGAAGTGCACCCAGAACCCGAGCCGGGTCCCAGGAATCCGCCACGTCTCACGCACACCGCGCACCACGTCGCGGATCTTCATCGCCTCGGTGCGGGGCGCCGGTCCGTGCGGCGTGTCCTTCAACCGGGACGCGACGATCGCGTACACGCCCGTCACAAGGCCGGTCACCAGGAAGGTCGTCGTCCAGCCCGCGTTGTGCAGCAACAGCGTCAACGGCACGGTGGCCGCCAGGTTGCCGAGGCCGCCGAGCGCGGCGGTGAACGAGACCACAAGGGAGTACTGGCGTGCGGAGAAGTGCGCGGATGTCAGGCGCAGCAGGCTGATGAACGTCATCGCGTCGCCGAAGCCCAGCACCGCGCGGGCGACGAGCCCCACCGGGTACGAGGACGCGACCGCGAACAGCACCTGCCCGGTGCCCATCAGCAAAGCCGCCGCCGTGAGGATCCTGCGCGGGCCGAACCTGTCGACCAGCAGACCGG
This window contains:
- a CDS encoding helix-turn-helix domain-containing protein gives rise to the protein MATPTLPNYHGRQLLRELKRMRELAGLTQDDAGKRLHMTLQKLSRIENGQLPGYHELRAMLRVYGLPRHDWEEALALWELARERGWWREFGLKDSSYVCMEQEAEHLVEFQLGTLPPLLQTERYACASLQHTDQPQTAVNIRLRRQQRLSGKNPLTVHSLIHEPTLHQGVDREQLRLLVDRALTAFVTLQIVPQTAGLHSGLDGSVMLLSFSDPHEPDIVFTESPLGLTQSQDATKTSAIRRRLDELTAIALPPDDSLNTIRALIW
- a CDS encoding MFS transporter, with translation MAVVVYMAAVFHRGSLGVASLEAADRFGVGPTALGTFTVLQLLVYASMQVPTGLLVDRFGPRRILTAAALLMGTGQVLFAVASSYPVGLVARAVLGFGDAMTFISLLRLTSAHFSARQYSLVVSFTAALGGLGNLAATVPLTLLLHNAGWTTTFLVTGLVTGVYAIVASRLKDTPHGPAPRTEAMKIRDVVRGVRETWRIPGTRLGFWVHFATMQLPAVLALLWGFPYLVNAHGLSEAVASSVLGVMVIVTIVSGPLIGAVIGRWPQMRMFLVAGYLLVAVGIWAVLLLGPLPPVLLGVVFAVLSLGLPLSAIGFSIGRDYNPLSRVGTASGVVNVGGFLATTLAALGIGLLLDITGSFKYAMVVSVVLTTLGTWRTAVWWRRTRAHVFAAQARGEQVPVRIRPRRWDSAALSVS